The stretch of DNA CCGAGCGCCATAGTTCATTAGCTGCCCGGCAATGCTGGCTAAACCACTCTTGGCAACGGGATCATATCGATCGCCTGCATCAATACTGATCTCGATATCTACCATAGGCAGCGCTTTAGTTTGTACTAGGTAAGCTTGCGCACCTTTGTGAGCATCCAGCTTTTCAATCGGCAAAATAGCATAAGCTGATGACAACATACCCAGCATGAGTATGGCGCCAATAAAAGCGGGTTTGATCCGATGTTTTATTAGCATTACTTAGCTCCTTGCTTGGTCTCAACTGATTGGCGAACTTGCGGATCTAGTACCGCAATAGTAAGACCCTCATCCACTAGATATTTTTTAGCTACTGCCTGAACTTGAGCCGGCGTGATGGTCTGCATCTTATCTAACATACGATCAATATCGCGCCAAGAAAAACCAGCTATTTCTGTAGTACCAATTTCCATCGCCTGGCCAAAAATAGAATCACGCTTATAAATTTGCTCTGACAGAATTCTTACTTTGATGCGCTGTAGCTCTGAATCCAATATTCCTTTATCTACAAGCTCTTTTAACGCCTTGCGAATACTCATCTCTGCCTGAGATACTGTTTTTCCTTTAGCTAGACTGGCTTGAATTAAAAATAGCTCAGGTCCTCTTGAAATCATGTCATACCCAACTCCGACATTATCGACAACCCGCTCTTGCTTGACCAGAGTACGATTCAGGCGTGCATTGTCATAGCCGTCTAGCACTGCTGTCAGTAATTCCAATGCATAAGGCTCTACATCATCTAGCATTCCCGGATGTAATTTAGGCACCTTCCAAGCCATGGCTAACTGAGCACTATCTGCAGCTGCTTTTACTTGAACTTGCTTGACCCCTTTTTGAATCGGCTCCACCTGCGGTTTGCGCACTGGCAACTCTTTAGGTGTTGCGACACCGTAAAACTTTTCAACAGACTTTAATACGGCGAGTGGATCAACATCACCGGTGATCACCACAGTTGCATTGTTAGGGGTATACCAACTACGATACCAATCTCGCGCATCAGTTGCTTTCATATTTTCTAGGTCGTTCATCCAACCTATTACTGGATGACGATACGGTGAGCTCATATAAGCTGTGGCCATGAGAGATTCATAAAGAAGACTGCTGGGATTATCTTCAGTACGTAAACGACGCTCCTCCATCACCACCTGAATTTCTTTCAAAAATTCAGCATCATCAAAATTGAGATTGCTCATGCGATCAGCCTCAAGCTTCATCACATCCTCTAATTTTGATTTTTCTACCTGTTGAAAATAGGCAGTGTAATCTCGCGAAGTAAAGGCATTTTCTCGGCCACCTACAGCAGCAACCAAGCGAGAAAACTCCCCCGACTTCACTTTATCCGTACCTTTGAACATCATGTGCTCAAGTACGTGGGCTACACCTGTTCGACCATTCATCTCGTCCATAGAGCCTGCGCGATACCAGACCATGTGGGCGACTGTCGGAGCACGATGATCCTCTCGTACGATTAGCTTTAAGCCATTGGCGAGTTGATACTCATGGGTATCTGGCAAAGTACCGCCGGGTGCTGCCCAGGCACATTGACTGGATATCAACCAGCAGAAAGAAATTCGCAGTAAAGTGGAGCGCATCTGTAAGATCACCATATTCCAAAAATTAAATTGTATCGACTATGTTCGGCCTACGTAAAACCCTCGGATCCCTTTTTGCATCTAACCGCTTGGATGAAGCTTGGTTTGATACCCTAGAAGAATCCCTTATTCTCAGTGATGTAGGTCTGCCAACCACCGACCAGCTCATCAGCAAGTTGCGTAAGGCGGCCAAATCAGAAAAAGCAGCTAGTCCAGAGGTACTTAAAGCATTGTTGGTTCAAGAGGTATCAAGCCTTCTAAAGCCCCTCGAGCACCCATTAAACCCCTTATATGCCGATAGAGCAAAGACCGCTCTAGAAGTATGGCTTGTTGTTGGTGTCAATGGCGCCGGCAAGACTACAACCATCGGCAAGCTGTGCCGCCTATTTCAGGCTCAAGGTAAATCAGTGCTTTTAGCTGCTGGCGATACCTTCAGAGCTGCAGCCCGCAACCAATTGATTGAATGGGGGAGTCGCAATCATGTCGATGTCATTACCCAAGAAAGTGGTGATGCGGCTGCTGTGGCCCATGACTCGATTCATGCAGCCATCTCTCGAAAGAGCGATATTCTCATTATTGATACTGCGGGCAGATTGGCTACCCAAGATCACCTCATGGAAGAGCTCAAGAAGGTTAAAAGAGTGATCGGCAAAGCCCTTCCTGGGGCGCCTCACGAAACTTTGCTCATACTGGATGGCAACACCGGTCAGAACGGCTTAAGTCAGGTGAAGGCCTTTCATACAGCGCTTGGACTGACCGCCTTAATCGTGACTAAGTTAGATGGGACTGCTAAAGGCGGCGTCATTTGCGCTTTGGCTCACACATTCAATGAAGGCACAAAACCTGCTGTTTTAGCCCTAGGCAAAGGTGAGGGTATTGATGACTTAGTGCCCTTTGCGGCCGAACAATATGCTACTGAATTATTCAATTAAATCAATATCTTAGCCATTTATAAAACCATTAGCACTCTCTTGGTAAGAGTGCTAAAATAGAGCACTGTTAACACCACAAAATCAAAAAAACATGGTTCCAAAGAAAGCATACACACCGCAAATGCAAGCAAGGCAAACACTGCCAGCAGCGCAGACTGCTGCATCGCTTTCCTTTCCAATGTTGCCATCGCTCGGAGTTGGCACACTAGACTCTTATATCGCTTACGTGAACCGCGTTCCAATGCTCAGTGCAGCACAAGAGCTGCATCTGGCACAAGAGTTCCGTAGCACTGAAAACGTAGACGCAGCTAAAACTCTCGTGTTGTCGCACTTACGCTTAGTAGTTTCTGTCGCTCGTCAATATTTGGGCTATGGCATTCCCCATGCAGATCTCATCCAAGAAGGCAATATCGGCCTCATGAAGGCGGTCAAGCGCTACGACCCTAATCAAGGTGCACGCTTAGTCTCTTATGCCATCCACTGGATTAAGGCAGAAATTCATGAGTACATCCTTAAAAATTGGCGTTTGGTTAAGGTGGCAACAACCAAGGCACAACGTAAATTATTCTTTAACTTACGCAGCAATAAGCCCACACTCAGTGCGCTAACCCCTAAGGAAGTTGACGCTCTAGCAAAAGCATTGGACGTAAAAGGTTCTGATGTGAAAGAAATGGAAATGCGCCTTGCTGGTGGCGATATTGCTCTAGAAGGTGACGATAGCGATGATGATGCAGCTTATGCGCCGATTCAGTGGCTTGCAGATAACACGCAAGAGCCAACAGAAAAAATAGCGGCAGCGGCAACAGACGCCTTGCATGGCCCGCAACTAGACCAGGCACTGATGCGTCTGGATGAACGCAGTCGTAATATTGTTCAATCTCGTTGGTTAGCAATGGACGCAGAAGGCAACGGCACCAAAACCTTACATGACCTAGCTGGGGAATACGGTATATCTGCTGAGCGTGTGCGTCAAATCGAAACTGCTGCGCTCAAAAAGATGCGTGGCATGTTGCAAGCACAGGCTGCCTGAGTTTAAGCAGCTCAGCGCTTAGAAATTCTGACAACGCTTATTTCAGCAGCTCTTTCAAATC from Polynucleobacter sp. TUM22923 encodes:
- a CDS encoding pitrilysin family protein gives rise to the protein MVILQMRSTLLRISFCWLISSQCAWAAPGGTLPDTHEYQLANGLKLIVREDHRAPTVAHMVWYRAGSMDEMNGRTGVAHVLEHMMFKGTDKVKSGEFSRLVAAVGGRENAFTSRDYTAYFQQVEKSKLEDVMKLEADRMSNLNFDDAEFLKEIQVVMEERRLRTEDNPSSLLYESLMATAYMSSPYRHPVIGWMNDLENMKATDARDWYRSWYTPNNATVVITGDVDPLAVLKSVEKFYGVATPKELPVRKPQVEPIQKGVKQVQVKAAADSAQLAMAWKVPKLHPGMLDDVEPYALELLTAVLDGYDNARLNRTLVKQERVVDNVGVGYDMISRGPELFLIQASLAKGKTVSQAEMSIRKALKELVDKGILDSELQRIKVRILSEQIYKRDSIFGQAMEIGTTEIAGFSWRDIDRMLDKMQTITPAQVQAVAKKYLVDEGLTIAVLDPQVRQSVETKQGAK
- the ftsY gene encoding signal recognition particle-docking protein FtsY, with protein sequence MFGLRKTLGSLFASNRLDEAWFDTLEESLILSDVGLPTTDQLISKLRKAAKSEKAASPEVLKALLVQEVSSLLKPLEHPLNPLYADRAKTALEVWLVVGVNGAGKTTTIGKLCRLFQAQGKSVLLAAGDTFRAAARNQLIEWGSRNHVDVITQESGDAAAVAHDSIHAAISRKSDILIIDTAGRLATQDHLMEELKKVKRVIGKALPGAPHETLLILDGNTGQNGLSQVKAFHTALGLTALIVTKLDGTAKGGVICALAHTFNEGTKPAVLALGKGEGIDDLVPFAAEQYATELFN
- the rpoH gene encoding RNA polymerase sigma factor RpoH, which codes for MLPSLGVGTLDSYIAYVNRVPMLSAAQELHLAQEFRSTENVDAAKTLVLSHLRLVVSVARQYLGYGIPHADLIQEGNIGLMKAVKRYDPNQGARLVSYAIHWIKAEIHEYILKNWRLVKVATTKAQRKLFFNLRSNKPTLSALTPKEVDALAKALDVKGSDVKEMEMRLAGGDIALEGDDSDDDAAYAPIQWLADNTQEPTEKIAAAATDALHGPQLDQALMRLDERSRNIVQSRWLAMDAEGNGTKTLHDLAGEYGISAERVRQIETAALKKMRGMLQAQAA